The Cucurbita pepo subsp. pepo cultivar mu-cu-16 chromosome LG05, ASM280686v2, whole genome shotgun sequence nucleotide sequence CAATGTTTTGATGACAGTACGTGCTCACGGTTCGACTATGATAGAAATAACTTAATCTCTGGTGATAGGCCTCAAAATTACCACCAATTGATTTGGAAACTTGGATTAGCTGTTATCACAGCTGTAGTGCAATCTTTAGGAGATGGTTCTTATCTAGATGTTCTTGATAATGTGATGAACTACTTTTTCTCGGAGAAAATGTATATGATCTCCTACCATCTGAATGCACCAGACTTCTCCCCTGATGAACATGACAAGAAAAGGTCACGTTCTGGAAGAACCAAAACTTCTCTTAGTGCTCTTAGAGATACAGAGCAAACTCTCATGCTGATGTGTGTGCTAGCAAGACATAGGAACTCGTGGGCCAAGGCGACCAAAGAAATTGATTCGCAGCTGCGTGAGAAATGCATTCATATGTTGGCCTTTGTTAGTCGAGTGACTCAACGCCATGGAGAATCTCCTGTCAGGGTTGCTCCTTTCATATGTCCTCCAAACCTCAAAGAGGAGTTTGAAGATTGCAAGAAACCATCGTTTATACGCTGCAAAAGTGGATGGTTTGCTCTTTCTCCTCTCGCTTGCGGATCAAAACCCGAGTTCTCTGGTTCCTCAACATCTTTGATAGTCAGGGGTCAAACCACTGAAAGTGAAGATCCAGTTTGTCAAACATACTTCTCTGATACTCTGGCCGTACATATCTATACAATTACATTCcttcttttgaagtttttatgtATACAAGCCGAGGGAGCTGCTCGAAAGGCCGAGGATGTGGGTTATGTTGACCTCACAAATTTTCCAGAACTTCCAATGCCCGAAATTTTACACGGGTTGCAGGTATTTCTTGTAATTGCTGCAAAGCCTATTAGTATTACTTCGTTAGCCACTTGGAAAACTAAATAACTGTCTGTCCATGTTTGTTATACAGGATCAAGCAATGGCTATCATTTGCGAGCTCTGTGATACCgaaacaaaacatattgatATCGATGCCCAGAATGTCTGCTGTTTGCTGCTGCAAATTATGGAGATGACCCTTTACTTGGAACACTGTGTTGTGCAGATTTGTGGCATAAGACCTGTATTAGGCCGAGTCGAGGGCTTCTCAAAGGACGTCAAGTTATTACTGAAAGGTAAGATCTATCGTTACTTCATGCAAGTAAGATCCAAATACTGTTTTCAAACCCTTCTCTTGACCCCATTAATTGTAGGTGTGAAGAGGCATGCATTCTTGAAGCAATCAATGAAATCCTTGAAGCAGATACTGTCGTTTGTCTATCCTGGATTGGTGCCAAGTGAGAATTTTTGAGTTCTGGACTCTACACGCGAAtgtttttaaagatttaaagtCTTCGTCAAAAGGTTCGTGATTCTCTTTTTAAGAAGGAATTAGAGAATTTTCAGTAGCTTTGTATATATTGCGGATTTTCCCACAGGCGTCGAGTTATATAGCTAGGATTGTAGTTCTAGTAAATATTATGAAGATGCAAGAGCCATATAATGCATTTTGGGAGCTTGTATGGGGTTGATAGGCCTTTGCAATTGCAAAGATGAACTATATGCGAGAAATGTACACTTTCGGCTCAATGGGAGGTGGTTGGCCCATAAATGTGATTTCTGAAGTCATTTTTTCTCCCCATTATGTAGCTTAGTAGGACTCAATTTCTTAACTATGATATGGAGATTCTTAAGTAGTGTGCACGAGTTGACTTGAGGATTTTTTTAGATCAATCCAAAATTTCGAGTTAGTTAGATTGGTGGCTGAGCAATTGAATAAAGTTCAACATCTCAATATGTTGTTTTTTAGTTGGGTTCGATTGGATTGTCGGGTTgtcttttcttaattatttttaaaaaaaattatttatctataGTACATGTTACATTATTAgctaaaactttataaaactcatattaaatattaaagttaCAATGCATGACTAGCATTTGTTACAAAGGTaaaatattctcaatttttcATGATAATGTTAAAAGTATGATAAGATAGAGTTAAATTGTACCTCTATTTTCGAATTGGTTTAGTTATCTTAACCAAATTATGTAAATCTGTATATAACTTGAATTTTGTCttccaaaaattcaacaacaaaaaaaaaaaaataaaataaaataaataaataaataaatatatatatatatatatatataatttctattaaaaNCTTATGTTAGAACGTAATAAACGATGATAACTTATAGGTGACAGGGTAGatttaatagtaaaaaatcttaaaataaatatcatataactatgttaataattatgttctttccatttctttttaataagtttagtattatttgaataataataataataaaagaagaaaattacaCAAATCATAATCAACAatgcaattttatttattaaataaatgggGTGATTTTATCAATAAGTATATAtgaaataacaaacaaataaatttttgagaTTATAtactacaaaataaaattattattttagttttcaaacccaactaattttaaaaatagatgtaaaatagataaattaatttaaaagataatttaaaaaaaaaaaaaactaaaaaattataaatagtttaaacTTGATAACATTCCGAAACGGATTGGGAAAAAGAATCTCAGCCGTCGGATGGTGTATCAGGCGTCTATAAAACTAGGAAGGAAATAGCATGAGAAGGGCGTTTATTACCGCTTATTCTCTCTGCTCCCCACCGTAACCCATTTACTCAAGAAACCGCAGCGGAGACGAAGAATCCCACGCGATTACTCACAGCGAAGGCATGGCGGCTACTATGTCACCGTGGGGCAAGCCTGGAGCTTGGGCTCTGGATGCGGAGGAGCATGAGGCCGAGCTTCTCAAGGATCAGCAGGAGCAATCCCGTTCGCAATCGGAGCCCAGTGCCGACTTTCCGTCTCTCGCCGCCGCGGCTGCCACCAAGcctaagaagaagaaaggtcaGTCCATTCCTCTCTCGGAGTTTCATACCTATGGTGGTCCTAAGCCGTCGGCTCAATCCAGTGAGCCGAAGGGTCTTACGACCGAAGATCTAATGATGCTTCCGACGGGTCCGCGTCAGCGAACGGAGGAGGAACTGGACCGCAATCGGCTCGGAGGTGGTTTCAAGAGTTGGGGTCAGAATAGTTTGTATGACAGGGGGAATCGGTATTCTAATGGTGAAGATTCGTCGAATGCTCGACGCGGTTCTAGGGTTTTTGATGAGTCGAGGAGGAGTGGTGATGGATCCGATAGGGAGTTTGGAAGGGAGTCGTTGCCTTCTAGGGCTGATGAGATTGATGATTGGGGCGCTGGGAAGAAGCCTATGATGGGCAATGGCTTTGAGAGGAGAGacagaggaggaggaggaggcttTTTCGATTCGCATTCATCGAAAGCGGACGAATCGGATAGTTGGGTGTCGAATAAAAGCTTTTCACCTTCTGATGGTCGGAGATCAGGCGGTAGAGGTGGTGGATTTGAGAGAGAGCGAAGAGTAGGCTTTCCCTCGAACGGTGGTGGCGCCGATTCAGACAATTGGGACCGAAAATCTGAAGGTTCCAGGGGTAGAATTGGTGAGAATGGTGGTGGGGCTGATTCAGATAGCTGGGGAAAAAGATCTGAAGCAGCCAGAGGTGGAATTAGTGAGCGGCCGAGGCTTAATCTACAGCCTCGTTCACTCCCTTTGAACAATGGGAATCAGGAGGCTTCTGGTGCCGCAGTGAAGCTAAAGGCTTCCAATCCTTTTGGAAATGCTAGACCAAGGGAACAAGTATTGGCTGACAAGGGACAGGACTGGAAGAAAATTGATGAGAAGCTCGAGTCAATGAAAATTAAGGACACGGTTGTGAGAGCTGAGAGATCTAGTGGGGCTTCCTTCGAGAGAAAAGGCTTTGGAAGTCGAAATGCTTGGTCTCCCCAAGATCGTTCAGGGAGCGCATGGAGGAGGTCAGAATCTGTGGAGTCTCGTCCCCAGAGGTTTGCATTatactttaaactttttctgCTTTGATTATATACGTATACTCTTGGCTGCCCTTTTGGGATATTGTTTAATTTGCTTCTTTCTTCTAGGATTCTTGTAGATTTAGTTCATGGTTTTAAGAGAAATCTTGGGCAAACTGAATAAGCAACTATGGAAATTAACTCAAGTTCTTGCATTTTGTactagatgatgatgataagtATTGTTTGAAAGTGAAGATAGCTGTGgcaacttcaatttttttgtctAAATGATAGTTTTAGTGGCTTTTTGTTATCATTTGGATCAGAATGGGAAACTACTGTTCATATGACTTGCTTTCCAAGGATGCTTGTTTTgttcattcaaatttgtttgatCTTGAACTAGAAGTTATTGACCATATTAAATTCTGCTGGAACTTGGAAGCCTTTTCTTTTGGCAATTGAGATGTAATCATGTTCCTTTTGTAGTTTGTCTTTCTATGATAAGATTGGAGGGTGAGATCTTTAATTCTAGTTTCTTTTAAGCCTTTTTTGTGTAATTATCTTCTTGCATGTTGTTGAATCAATCATTTGATTCTGTGTTGCAGTGCTGAGGCGGTTGATGTTGGACCTGCTGAGGAAAACTGAAGAAGACGGTATTATAAGCAATTGATTGATACTGaagttgaaataattaaattgctGATGAAATTTTCTGATATTCATTATTGAAGGCTCTTGAATTATTCACTGTGT carries:
- the LOC111795891 gene encoding eukaryotic translation initiation factor 4B3-like yields the protein MAATMSPWGKPGAWALDAEEHEAELLKDQQEQSRSQSEPSADFPSLAAAAATKPKKKKGQSIPLSEFHTYGGPKPSAQSSEPKGLTTEDLMMLPTGPRQRTEEELDRNRLGGGFKSWGQNSLYDRGNRYSNGEDSSNARRGSRVFDESRRSGDGSDREFGRESLPSRADEIDDWGAGKKPMMGNGFERRDRGGGGGFFDSHSSKADESDSWVSNKSFSPSDGRRSGGRGGGFERERRVGFPSNGGGADSDNWDRKSEGSRGRIGENGGGADSDSWGKRSEAARGGISERPRLNLQPRSLPLNNGNQEASGAAVKLKASNPFGNARPREQVLADKGQDWKKIDEKLESMKIKDTVVRAERSSGASFERKGFGSRNAWSPQDRSGSAWRRSESVESRPQSAEAVDVGPAEEN